The Streptomyces sp. NBC_00440 genome contains a region encoding:
- a CDS encoding NucA/NucB deoxyribonuclease domain-containing protein → MAGEMRSDKESVPGGYSKADADKAETMEAGEGVTADCQVYWPAPYEVCGAIKDKYNELGGPNSFLLLPKSNELTNPDGYGKRTEFVNGPIYWSPQGGAHPVVNHFFAAWARNGYEAGALGYPTSDELVNADNVGRRQQFEHGDIYWKLNEAYAVHGAILDKWNEAGRDGGYLGYPIGDEFTTPDGIGRASRFEHGMIYWTEAYGAHPVSGGLLTKWEMSGFEAGPYGYPTADQQPRGSSFDQEFQFGTMGFPTDPVSAADPDDGDAEPTVGEARPVTWFDFAADARTGNQTPVKQGPIGDLQPCQEGVSCIEGGEPGPPGTDPEDPVIDGPDTQGSFIPGWCTTEAWDGRWRASRKNACAIWDNLALKVHNSKGAEIGSMPFLVKTGILSSHKSGEIQQEVRITFGPLVGDVGTPTWRYEPDYNGHDSDAYSVEGPKSGSVIKPNSTKSIVIKWKEQAMADNAIAFPGLNFTYSFGNLGDVTPSNDGVIRNNMFRCDSTMKTSSGKYRQGCVDAGRPPEFELTSVDPEQTWHVEEAIKSGLPGAAGSPLHRLADKKMRDINRQTSCPKAGKVRDGRTLAGRSCDEYPFASTKEGAASTKNGRTINENCHVPDLTPATGPNGYSVCMIDAKQNSHSGSLLGSFYGTERVIDGDEFTVTTSGGSAPPKP, encoded by the coding sequence GTGGCCGGCGAGATGCGCTCGGACAAGGAATCCGTACCCGGCGGATACAGCAAGGCTGATGCCGACAAGGCCGAGACCATGGAGGCGGGAGAGGGCGTCACCGCCGACTGCCAGGTGTACTGGCCTGCGCCCTACGAGGTCTGCGGGGCCATCAAGGACAAGTACAACGAGCTCGGTGGCCCGAACAGCTTCCTGCTGCTGCCCAAGTCCAACGAGCTGACCAACCCTGACGGGTACGGCAAACGCACCGAATTCGTCAACGGTCCGATCTACTGGTCGCCGCAGGGCGGGGCGCATCCGGTGGTCAACCATTTCTTCGCCGCGTGGGCCCGCAACGGCTACGAGGCAGGTGCTCTGGGCTACCCCACCAGCGACGAGCTGGTGAATGCCGACAACGTCGGGCGGCGCCAGCAGTTCGAGCACGGTGACATCTACTGGAAGCTCAACGAGGCCTACGCCGTGCACGGCGCGATCCTGGACAAGTGGAATGAGGCCGGCCGGGACGGTGGCTACCTCGGCTACCCGATCGGAGACGAGTTCACCACACCCGACGGCATCGGGCGGGCCAGCCGCTTCGAACACGGAATGATCTACTGGACCGAAGCCTATGGTGCGCACCCGGTCAGCGGCGGTCTGCTGACCAAGTGGGAGATGTCCGGGTTCGAGGCCGGACCGTACGGCTATCCGACCGCTGACCAACAGCCGCGAGGGTCATCCTTCGACCAGGAGTTCCAGTTCGGCACCATGGGGTTCCCCACCGACCCTGTGTCGGCGGCCGATCCCGATGACGGGGACGCTGAACCAACTGTGGGCGAAGCGCGGCCGGTGACCTGGTTCGACTTCGCGGCCGACGCCCGCACGGGCAACCAGACCCCGGTCAAACAGGGCCCCATCGGCGACCTGCAGCCGTGCCAGGAGGGCGTTTCCTGCATCGAGGGCGGGGAGCCGGGCCCGCCGGGCACGGACCCGGAGGACCCTGTCATCGACGGTCCCGATACCCAGGGGTCGTTCATTCCGGGCTGGTGCACCACAGAGGCGTGGGACGGACGGTGGCGGGCGAGCCGCAAGAACGCCTGCGCCATCTGGGACAACCTTGCCCTGAAGGTCCACAACTCCAAGGGCGCCGAGATCGGCAGCATGCCCTTCCTCGTGAAAACAGGCATCTTGAGCTCCCACAAATCCGGTGAGATCCAGCAAGAGGTCCGCATCACGTTCGGCCCCTTGGTCGGCGATGTGGGTACGCCGACCTGGCGCTACGAGCCGGACTACAACGGCCACGACAGCGATGCCTACAGCGTGGAGGGGCCCAAGAGCGGGTCCGTGATCAAACCCAACTCCACCAAGTCGATCGTCATCAAGTGGAAAGAACAGGCCATGGCGGACAACGCCATCGCATTTCCGGGCCTGAATTTCACGTACAGCTTCGGCAACCTCGGAGACGTGACTCCCAGCAACGACGGCGTGATCCGCAACAACATGTTCCGGTGCGACTCGACCATGAAAACCTCCAGCGGCAAGTACCGGCAGGGCTGTGTAGATGCCGGCAGGCCCCCGGAGTTCGAGTTGACCTCCGTCGATCCCGAACAGACCTGGCACGTCGAGGAAGCCATCAAGTCAGGTCTTCCGGGTGCGGCGGGGAGCCCGCTGCACAGGCTGGCCGACAAGAAGATGCGGGACATCAACCGACAGACCTCGTGCCCCAAGGCCGGCAAGGTACGTGATGGCCGGACGCTGGCAGGCAGGTCGTGCGACGAGTATCCATTCGCCTCGACCAAGGAGGGCGCGGCCTCGACGAAGAACGGCCGCACCATCAACGAGAACTGCCATGTCCCGGACCTGACACCCGCTACGGGACCGAACGGGTACAGCGTCTGCATGATCGACGCGAAACAGAACTCCCACAGCGGCAGTCTGCTCGGGTCCTTCTACGGCACTGAGCGGGTCATCGACGGGGACGAGTTCACCGTCACGACGTCCGGTGGCTCAGCGCCGCCCAAGCCCTGA
- a CDS encoding PucR family transcriptional regulator translates to MPDLAAPPTAPVQLSALLARRDLGLRQVAGPPAGEGGGAAVHWVHTSEMADPYPYLLGGELLLTAGVQLADDPDRYAARIVAAGGAALGFGLAPVYDTVPDALGAACDRHGLPLVEVPTRTPFTAVARAVWGLMAEARHHELRRVSQAQQGLAAAAARPDPVPAVLRQLATRLGGRAVLLAPDGTALQAAGREPEPGAREALAALARVVRPGAGAPGAGTPGAQPPPSPAPGAGPAGPRPAPTSATDTAGSAHLAAYAVAGGEGLVLGVATTSREPGDHTIAGVAVVLLSLLTAPRQGADEAARSSALVRLLLGAAPADVSPLLGEGPWTVVHAHGTGAPPALGSPLVDTSADTVRILLPADREVARHPGWTLGLSAPAALRDLPAADAQAGRALRHAKATRTPLSRHGTTGLAALLDPTEAAAHARTLLAPLGDPPPPALLETLRTWLALHGSWDRTAVALAIHRNTVRQRIGRCATLLGSDLDDMDVRTELWFALRQG, encoded by the coding sequence ATGCCGGACCTCGCCGCTCCCCCCACCGCCCCCGTCCAGCTGTCGGCCCTGCTCGCCCGGCGGGACCTCGGACTGCGCCAGGTCGCGGGCCCTCCGGCCGGGGAAGGCGGCGGTGCTGCGGTGCACTGGGTGCACACCAGTGAGATGGCCGACCCGTATCCGTATCTGCTCGGCGGTGAGCTGCTGCTGACCGCCGGGGTGCAGCTCGCCGACGACCCGGACCGGTACGCGGCCCGCATCGTCGCGGCGGGCGGAGCGGCGCTCGGCTTCGGGCTCGCGCCGGTGTACGACACGGTGCCGGATGCGCTGGGCGCCGCGTGCGACCGCCATGGCCTGCCACTGGTGGAGGTGCCGACCAGGACCCCCTTCACGGCGGTGGCCCGCGCGGTGTGGGGCCTGATGGCGGAGGCCCGCCACCACGAGCTGCGCCGGGTGTCCCAGGCCCAGCAGGGCCTGGCAGCGGCGGCGGCCCGCCCGGACCCGGTACCGGCGGTACTGCGCCAGCTGGCCACCCGGCTCGGCGGCCGGGCGGTACTGCTCGCCCCGGACGGTACGGCGCTCCAGGCGGCGGGACGCGAGCCGGAGCCCGGGGCGCGCGAGGCACTGGCGGCACTCGCCCGGGTCGTACGGCCGGGGGCAGGTGCGCCAGGGGCGGGCACGCCGGGGGCGCAGCCGCCCCCTTCCCCGGCGCCCGGGGCCGGTCCGGCCGGCCCGCGCCCCGCCCCCACGTCCGCCACCGACACGGCGGGCTCCGCGCACCTCGCGGCGTACGCGGTGGCGGGCGGTGAGGGACTGGTGCTCGGCGTGGCCACCACCTCACGCGAACCGGGCGACCACACCATCGCCGGGGTCGCAGTCGTCCTGCTCTCGCTGCTCACCGCCCCCCGGCAGGGCGCCGATGAGGCGGCGCGCTCGTCCGCGCTGGTCCGGCTGCTGCTCGGCGCCGCACCCGCCGACGTGTCGCCACTGCTGGGCGAGGGCCCCTGGACGGTGGTGCACGCCCATGGCACGGGGGCCCCGCCCGCACTCGGCAGCCCGCTGGTGGACACGTCGGCCGACACCGTGCGCATCCTGCTGCCCGCCGACCGCGAGGTCGCCCGCCACCCCGGCTGGACGCTCGGGCTGAGCGCCCCGGCCGCGCTACGGGACCTCCCGGCGGCCGACGCCCAGGCCGGCCGGGCCCTGCGCCACGCGAAGGCGACCCGCACCCCGCTGTCCCGGCACGGCACGACGGGCCTCGCCGCCCTCCTCGACCCGACGGAGGCAGCGGCCCACGCTCGCACTCTCCTCGCCCCGCTCGGCGACCCGCCACCGCCCGCACTGCTGGAGACGCTGCGCACCTGGCTCGCACTGCACGGCAGTTGGGACCGTACGGCGGTGGCCCTGGCCATCCACCGCAACACGGTCCGCCAGCGCATCGGCCGCTGCGCGACACTGCTCGGCTCCGACCTGGACGACATGGACGTACGGACGGAGCTGTGGTTCGCGCTGCGGCAGGGGTGA
- a CDS encoding ATP-binding protein, producing MTAPQGGESADTGTASDAEDGAAVHGASDHNPARPLRDRLAAQRERVAALVRERSADDPTADDPLRGLYLSKDAVQHLLEKSGPEREDPAQRVVVAGRAPLGPADRLAGLAARMGLTDLETTTLLLALAPDLDRDFEQLYGYLNNDVSRRRATVGLVLDVCGLPALDATARDLFHPTAPLSWFGLLRVEEPDAPFLGRTLRVPDRLAAHLIGNDTPDAALEGHVRALRASPAGAGDPLTDKLAKPLAQPDPPVIYLRERREGDGLACAAAALTAAGRPALHLTTAAETRSRETGEQRDSGDERSGGTHAHSPLPQLLLEARLRGCAIVVYPLPEQPADLIRSLDTGDVPMILIGAAPYDPQWCDPDPLVLDAPGSTSDRVGLWAAALGVESAQDLGFDLAGTVATYRLDGDRIRRAAHSALDLAALDDTDVTAEHLRLAARQQSASGLERHARRIMPAVGWHDLVLPKAPLEHLHELAQRARHRERVLGDWQLSAGGGRGRGVLAMFAGESGTGKTLSAEVIAADLGLDLYVVQLSSVVDKYVGETEKNLERIFSEADRTDAVLLFDEADAVFGKRSDVKDAHDRYANLESAYLLQRLESFSGIAVLTTNLRANIDDAFTRRLDLVVDFPFPDEDQRLALWRHSLAHVPCADDIDPALCARDFELAGGSIRSAVVTAAYAAATRGGSVTSDDLLAGAQREYRKAGRLVVGDTGW from the coding sequence ATGACAGCCCCGCAAGGCGGCGAGTCGGCCGACACCGGCACCGCGTCCGATGCCGAGGACGGCGCCGCCGTGCACGGCGCTTCCGACCACAATCCCGCCCGTCCTCTGCGCGACCGGCTCGCCGCCCAGCGTGAGCGGGTCGCCGCCCTGGTCCGGGAGCGGTCCGCCGATGACCCCACGGCCGACGACCCGCTGCGCGGGCTGTATCTGTCAAAGGACGCCGTACAGCACCTTCTGGAGAAGTCCGGCCCCGAACGGGAGGATCCCGCGCAGCGCGTCGTCGTCGCCGGGCGCGCGCCGCTCGGTCCCGCCGACCGGCTCGCCGGCCTGGCCGCGCGGATGGGGCTGACCGATCTGGAAACCACGACCCTGCTCCTTGCCCTCGCCCCGGATCTCGACCGCGATTTCGAGCAGCTGTACGGCTACCTCAACAACGACGTCAGCCGTCGGCGGGCGACCGTCGGGCTGGTGCTCGACGTGTGCGGCCTGCCCGCCCTGGACGCCACAGCCCGCGACCTCTTCCATCCGACCGCGCCGCTCTCCTGGTTCGGTCTGTTGCGGGTCGAGGAACCGGACGCTCCCTTCCTCGGCCGCACGCTGCGCGTACCCGACCGGCTGGCCGCCCACCTGATCGGCAACGACACCCCCGACGCCGCGCTGGAGGGGCATGTCCGCGCCTTGCGGGCCTCTCCCGCCGGAGCGGGCGATCCGCTGACGGACAAGTTGGCCAAGCCCCTCGCCCAACCCGACCCTCCTGTGATCTACCTGCGCGAGCGTCGGGAAGGCGACGGTCTGGCCTGCGCGGCCGCGGCCCTCACCGCCGCGGGCCGACCCGCGCTGCACCTCACCACCGCGGCGGAGACACGCTCACGGGAGACCGGCGAGCAACGCGACAGCGGCGACGAACGGTCCGGCGGTACGCACGCCCACAGTCCGCTGCCGCAACTGCTGCTTGAGGCCCGGCTGCGCGGCTGCGCGATCGTGGTGTACCCGCTGCCGGAGCAGCCGGCCGACCTGATCCGCTCGCTCGACACAGGCGACGTGCCGATGATCCTCATCGGAGCGGCGCCGTACGACCCTCAGTGGTGCGATCCCGACCCGCTCGTCCTGGACGCACCCGGTTCGACGTCGGACAGGGTGGGGCTCTGGGCCGCCGCCCTCGGAGTGGAGTCGGCGCAGGACCTGGGCTTCGATCTGGCCGGGACGGTCGCCACCTACCGACTGGACGGCGACCGGATTCGCCGGGCCGCCCACTCGGCGCTGGATCTCGCCGCTCTGGACGACACCGATGTGACGGCCGAGCACCTGCGACTGGCCGCCCGACAGCAGTCCGCGTCGGGGCTGGAACGGCACGCCCGCCGGATCATGCCGGCCGTCGGCTGGCATGACCTGGTCCTGCCGAAGGCTCCGCTGGAACATCTGCACGAGTTGGCCCAGCGCGCCCGGCACCGCGAACGGGTGCTCGGGGACTGGCAGCTGAGCGCCGGGGGAGGCCGGGGCCGGGGCGTCCTCGCGATGTTCGCCGGGGAGTCCGGTACCGGGAAGACGCTCTCCGCGGAAGTGATCGCCGCCGACCTCGGCCTGGACCTCTACGTCGTGCAGCTGTCGTCCGTGGTGGACAAATACGTCGGTGAAACGGAGAAGAACCTGGAGCGGATCTTCAGCGAGGCCGACCGCACCGACGCCGTGCTCCTCTTCGACGAGGCCGACGCCGTGTTCGGGAAGCGCTCCGACGTGAAGGACGCCCACGACCGGTACGCCAACCTCGAAAGCGCCTACCTGCTGCAACGCCTGGAGTCGTTCAGCGGCATCGCCGTGCTCACCACCAACCTGCGCGCCAACATCGACGACGCCTTCACCCGCAGGCTGGATCTGGTGGTCGACTTCCCCTTCCCCGATGAGGACCAGCGGCTGGCCCTGTGGCGGCACAGCCTGGCCCACGTTCCGTGCGCGGACGACATCGACCCGGCACTGTGCGCCCGGGACTTCGAGTTGGCCGGTGGCTCGATCCGCAGCGCCGTGGTGACCGCCGCCTACGCCGCGGCCACCCGCGGCGGTTCTGTCACCTCGGACGACCTGCTGGCCGGTGCGCAGAGGGAATACCGCAAGGCCGGACGCCTGGTCGTGGGCGACACCGGCTGGTGA
- a CDS encoding acyl-CoA dehydrogenase family protein, with the protein MRRTVYNEDHEAFRDTIRAFIEAEVVPVYDEWLAAGQVPREFYHKLGELGIFGIEVPEEFGGAGEESFKFQAIISEECARAGVSFGGSSVHVALCLPYLKAYATDEQKKRWLPDFVSGASMFAIAMTEPGTGSDLAGMKTTAKLSDDGTHYVLNGAKTFITGGVHADRVIVCARTAAPTPEDRRHGISLLVVDTKSEGYAVGRKLDKLGLKTSDTAELSFTDVKVPAGDLLGEEHKGFSYLGQNLPQERLGIAVGAYAQAAAAVRFAQAYVQDRTVFGKTVASFQNTKFELAACKAEVDASEAVCDRALEAHDLGELTAAESASAKLFTTEVAHRVIDKCLQLHGGYGYMNEYPIARLYADNRVNRIYGGTSEVMKMIIAKSMGL; encoded by the coding sequence GTGCGCCGTACCGTTTACAACGAGGACCACGAGGCGTTCCGGGACACCATCCGGGCCTTCATCGAGGCCGAGGTCGTGCCCGTGTACGACGAGTGGCTGGCGGCGGGCCAGGTGCCGCGCGAGTTCTACCACAAGCTCGGTGAGCTGGGGATCTTCGGCATCGAGGTGCCCGAGGAGTTCGGCGGCGCCGGCGAGGAGTCCTTCAAGTTCCAGGCCATCATCTCGGAGGAGTGCGCCCGCGCCGGTGTCTCCTTCGGCGGTTCCTCGGTGCATGTAGCGCTCTGCCTGCCGTACCTGAAGGCGTACGCCACCGATGAGCAGAAGAAGCGCTGGCTCCCCGACTTCGTCAGCGGCGCCTCGATGTTCGCCATCGCCATGACCGAGCCGGGCACCGGTTCCGACCTGGCCGGCATGAAGACCACCGCCAAGCTGTCGGACGACGGCACGCACTACGTGCTCAACGGCGCCAAGACCTTCATCACCGGCGGTGTGCACGCCGACCGCGTGATCGTCTGCGCGCGCACCGCCGCTCCGACCCCCGAGGACCGCCGGCACGGCATATCGCTGCTCGTCGTCGACACGAAGTCCGAGGGGTACGCGGTCGGCCGCAAGCTCGACAAGCTCGGGCTGAAGACCTCCGACACCGCCGAGCTCTCCTTCACCGACGTGAAGGTGCCGGCCGGCGACCTGCTCGGCGAGGAGCACAAGGGCTTCTCCTACCTCGGGCAGAACCTCCCGCAGGAGCGCCTCGGCATCGCGGTGGGCGCGTACGCGCAGGCTGCCGCCGCCGTCCGGTTCGCGCAGGCATACGTCCAGGACCGCACGGTCTTCGGCAAGACCGTCGCGTCCTTCCAGAACACCAAGTTCGAGCTGGCCGCCTGCAAGGCCGAGGTGGACGCGTCCGAGGCGGTCTGCGACCGCGCGCTGGAGGCCCACGACCTGGGCGAGCTGACGGCGGCCGAGTCCGCGTCCGCGAAGCTCTTCACCACCGAGGTCGCGCACCGCGTGATCGACAAGTGCCTCCAGCTGCACGGCGGTTACGGCTACATGAACGAGTACCCGATCGCCCGCCTGTACGCGGACAACCGGGTCAACCGGATCTACGGCGGCACCAGCGAGGTCATGAAGATGATCATCGCCAAGAGCATGGGTCTGTAG
- a CDS encoding acyl-CoA thioesterase, which produces MNQALESLLDLLDLERIEQDIFRGLSRSAVVPRVFGGQVAAQALVAAGRTVPADRTAHSLHAYFLRPGDPGAPIVYTVDRIRDGRSFTTRRVVAVQHGQPIFHLSASFQTYEEGLDHQTAMPPAPDPETLPTAAEMLPRYADHFLEPGVVDRLIEARAAVDLRYVDAPPFGSVGTPREPRSQVWFRTNGKLADDPLLHVCLATYVSDMTLLDSVLLAHGRGGWAVGDVVGASLDHAMWFHRPFRADEWLLYDQESPSSSGGRGLGQARIYTQDGQLAVTVIQEGVIRVPR; this is translated from the coding sequence ATGAACCAGGCACTTGAGTCCCTGCTCGATCTGCTCGACCTGGAGCGGATCGAGCAGGACATCTTCCGCGGTCTGAGCCGCTCCGCCGTCGTGCCGCGCGTCTTCGGCGGCCAGGTCGCCGCACAGGCCCTGGTCGCCGCCGGGCGCACCGTGCCCGCCGACCGGACGGCCCACTCGCTGCACGCGTACTTCCTGCGCCCCGGCGACCCGGGCGCGCCGATCGTGTACACGGTCGACCGCATCCGCGACGGCCGCTCCTTCACCACGCGCCGGGTCGTCGCGGTCCAGCACGGGCAGCCGATCTTCCATCTCTCGGCGTCGTTCCAGACGTACGAGGAAGGGCTCGACCACCAGACCGCCATGCCGCCGGCCCCGGACCCGGAGACGCTGCCGACGGCGGCCGAGATGTTGCCCCGGTACGCGGACCACTTCCTGGAGCCGGGGGTCGTGGACCGGCTGATCGAGGCGCGTGCGGCGGTCGATCTGCGGTACGTGGACGCCCCGCCGTTCGGCAGCGTCGGCACCCCGCGCGAGCCGCGCTCGCAGGTCTGGTTCCGTACGAACGGCAAGCTGGCGGACGACCCGCTGCTGCACGTCTGCCTCGCGACGTACGTCTCCGACATGACACTGCTCGACTCGGTGCTGCTCGCACACGGGCGCGGCGGCTGGGCGGTCGGCGACGTGGTCGGCGCCAGCCTGGACCACGCGATGTGGTTCCACCGCCCCTTCCGGGCCGACGAGTGGCTGCTGTACGACCAGGAGTCCCCGTCCTCGTCCGGCGGACGCGGCCTCGGCCAGGCCCGGATCTACACACAGGACGGGCAGTTGGCGGTCACGGTGATCCAGGAGGGCGTGATCCGGGTTCCCCGGTGA
- a CDS encoding phosphatase: protein MPIPSRAELVDHLVRTRIAGNVATPRDNNLSHYRKLSNGDRHFWLGLELGDRWADEQDVLAVMAERCGVNDDPGHRHGQDTIDPELTVDALDRMAARLRKAAEGRESVLFATGHPGGLLDVHRATADALRTAGCEIVRIPGGLTADEGMVFQFADVAVLERGATLWHTHSPEPMRAVLDGLERAGRPLPDLVVADHGWAGCAGQRGLDSIGYADCNDPALFLGEAEGTLQVTVPLDDHVTDPRFYDPMTAYLLDAAGLG from the coding sequence ATGCCGATACCCAGCCGTGCCGAACTCGTCGACCACCTCGTCCGCACCCGGATCGCCGGGAACGTCGCCACGCCCCGCGACAACAACCTCTCCCACTACCGCAAGCTCTCCAACGGCGACCGGCACTTCTGGCTGGGGCTCGAACTCGGTGACCGCTGGGCGGACGAGCAGGACGTACTCGCCGTGATGGCGGAGCGCTGCGGCGTCAACGACGACCCCGGGCACCGGCACGGCCAGGACACCATCGACCCGGAGCTGACGGTCGACGCCCTGGACCGGATGGCCGCCCGGCTGCGGAAGGCCGCCGAAGGCAGGGAGAGCGTGCTCTTCGCCACCGGCCACCCCGGCGGCCTGCTGGACGTGCACCGGGCCACCGCGGACGCGCTGCGTACGGCGGGCTGCGAGATCGTACGGATTCCGGGAGGGCTCACCGCCGACGAGGGCATGGTCTTCCAGTTCGCCGACGTCGCCGTGCTGGAGCGCGGGGCGACCCTCTGGCACACCCACTCGCCCGAGCCGATGCGGGCCGTCCTCGACGGCCTGGAGCGCGCGGGCAGGCCCCTGCCCGACCTGGTCGTCGCCGACCACGGCTGGGCGGGCTGCGCGGGCCAGCGGGGCCTCGACTCGATCGGATACGCGGACTGCAACGACCCCGCACTCTTCCTGGGCGAGGCCGAGGGCACGCTCCAGGTCACGGTCCCACTGGACGACCACGTCACGGACCCGCGCTTCTACGACCCGATGACGGCGTACCTGCTGGACGCGGCGGGGCTGGGCTGA